In Vibrio sp. JC009, a single window of DNA contains:
- a CDS encoding PfkB family carbohydrate kinase produces the protein MAIACLGITVLDRIQRVQALPTTGGKYVATDYFEVGGGPAATAAVAVAKMGKQVDFIGRVGGDSVADTMLKELSGYGVGVENMVRIPEATSAFSAILVDDEGERMIINYQDKSLSRDVKPLEAVDFSTYETILCDVRWPEGAKYALEQAKKYSIPSVLDADICPDPIEDLVKLADHIAFSEPGLAKFAETEDPIEGLKIAQKKTKGKVYVTVGAKGCYWLENGELKHQEGKVVDVVDTTGAGDVFHGALAVAVAEQMETRQAVIFSNTVAALKCTQRGGREGIPERSTVEADMAS, from the coding sequence ATGGCAATCGCGTGTCTTGGAATTACAGTATTAGATAGAATTCAGCGTGTACAAGCACTACCAACGACTGGTGGTAAATATGTAGCGACGGATTACTTTGAGGTTGGTGGTGGCCCTGCAGCGACAGCAGCTGTTGCCGTCGCAAAAATGGGCAAGCAGGTTGACTTTATCGGCCGTGTCGGCGGAGACTCAGTGGCTGACACAATGCTGAAAGAGCTGTCTGGTTACGGTGTTGGCGTAGAAAACATGGTACGCATTCCTGAAGCAACTTCAGCGTTCTCAGCAATTCTGGTGGATGATGAAGGTGAGCGTATGATCATCAACTATCAGGATAAGTCTTTGAGCAGAGACGTAAAACCGCTTGAAGCTGTCGATTTCTCAACATACGAAACCATCCTTTGTGATGTAAGATGGCCGGAAGGTGCCAAATACGCGCTTGAGCAGGCGAAAAAGTATTCTATTCCTTCAGTGCTGGATGCTGACATTTGTCCCGATCCGATAGAAGACTTAGTAAAACTTGCTGATCATATTGCATTTTCTGAGCCTGGACTGGCAAAATTCGCCGAAACAGAGGATCCGATTGAAGGGTTAAAAATTGCTCAGAAAAAGACAAAAGGCAAAGTTTATGTTACTGTCGGGGCAAAAGGGTGCTACTGGCTTGAGAATGGTGAGTTAAAGCATCAGGAAGGTAAGGTTGTAGATGTTGTAGATACGACTGGTGCGGGCGATGTATTCCATGGAGCGCTTGCTGTTGCGGTTGCAGAGCAGATGGAAACTCGTCAGGCAGTTATATTTTCTAACACAGTTGCAGCACTGAAATGTACACAACGAGGCGGACGTGAAGGTATTCCTGAGCGGAGTACTGTGGAAGCCGATATGGCAAGTTAA
- a CDS encoding MltR family transcriptional regulator, translated as MSETISESEIIERLNAAPTVRGFFIAAVEVFNESIDALMQRVFRKDDFAVQSVVGPLLHDSGPLGNLSVRLKLLFGLGVLADDVYHDIEDIIKLKNTLNQDANEYDFTDPSVLNPLKKLRLVNQMGISHLETLEPDDDTDMEFFELQVQRQRQIIKSGLSLAIVDICSQLDKDSPL; from the coding sequence ATGTCAGAAACTATCAGCGAATCAGAAATCATTGAAAGACTTAACGCAGCGCCTACTGTAAGAGGTTTTTTTATTGCAGCAGTCGAAGTGTTTAATGAGTCTATCGATGCATTAATGCAGAGAGTTTTCCGTAAAGACGATTTCGCGGTACAGTCTGTTGTCGGTCCTCTTCTCCACGATTCCGGCCCGTTGGGCAACCTTTCTGTCAGACTCAAGCTACTATTTGGACTGGGGGTTCTCGCTGACGATGTTTATCACGACATCGAAGACATCATCAAGCTTAAAAATACGCTGAATCAGGATGCCAACGAATACGACTTCACTGATCCAAGCGTGCTAAACCCGCTGAAAAAGCTAAGACTGGTGAATCAGATGGGTATTTCTCATCTTGAGACGCTGGAACCTGACGACGATACTGACATGGAGTTCTTCGAGCTTCAGGTACAGAGGCAGCGACAAATCATTAAATCAGGTCTGTCACTGGCGATCGTAGATATTTGCAGTCAGTTAGATAAAGACAGTCCGCTTTAA
- a CDS encoding LysE family translocator, translating to MNPALLSMFIPTFFFVSITPGMCMTLALSLGMSVGYKRTLWMMAGEVVGVALVAIAAVLGIAAIMLNYPWLFVAFKVIGASYLFYLGVQMWLSRGKLAISDDNIQQEAGTQWELVIQGFVTAIANPKGWAFMISLLPPFIDHSKPITTQLILLVGIIMISEFVCMTLYATGGKGLKRVLGHSKNVRLMNRISGTLMMGVGIWLFLS from the coding sequence ATGAACCCGGCGCTTCTGAGTATGTTTATCCCCACCTTTTTCTTTGTCTCTATTACTCCGGGTATGTGTATGACTCTGGCCCTGAGTCTGGGTATGAGTGTCGGCTATAAAAGAACCTTATGGATGATGGCGGGCGAAGTGGTTGGCGTGGCCTTGGTTGCCATAGCGGCTGTTTTGGGTATTGCGGCCATCATGCTTAACTACCCCTGGTTATTTGTTGCTTTTAAAGTGATAGGGGCGAGCTACCTGTTTTATCTGGGCGTGCAGATGTGGCTTTCCAGAGGCAAGCTGGCCATCAGTGACGACAACATACAGCAGGAAGCGGGAACGCAGTGGGAGCTGGTTATTCAGGGCTTTGTGACCGCAATAGCAAACCCGAAGGGATGGGCATTTATGATCTCCTTATTGCCGCCATTTATCGATCACAGTAAGCCAATTACTACTCAGCTAATTCTGTTGGTTGGAATCATAATGATCTCAGAGTTTGTCTGCATGACCCTGTACGCGACCGGAGGAAAAGGGCTAAAAAGAGTGCTTGGGCATTCAAAAAATGTACGTTTGATGAATCGTATTTCCGGAACCCTGATGATGGGCGTCGGAATTTGGCTATTTTTGAGCTGA
- the yihU gene encoding sulfolactaldehyde 3-reductase, producing MSTIGFIGLGQMGSAMAANLIKDGHSLKVFDINEAAVKTLVDQGAAAAASPAEAANGSEFIVTMLPNGALVRGVVFGENSITSTMSKDALLIDMSTIHPLETDALVKDMADAGFEMMEAPVGRTSDHAVRGELLIMAGGTKEQIAKAQPLFDSMGNETVDCGGQGKGIRVKVINNYMSIALNALSAEAATLAEAIGLDFDAAMKVMSGTPAGKGHFTTTWPGKVLAGNLDPAFMIDLAHKDLGIALDLANQVHVPMPCGAASRELYSIAKAAGRGRQDWTAVLEQLRVTSGLEPKIK from the coding sequence ATGTCAACTATCGGTTTTATTGGTCTTGGTCAAATGGGTAGCGCAATGGCGGCTAACCTAATCAAGGACGGTCACTCTCTTAAAGTTTTTGATATCAATGAAGCAGCAGTAAAGACGCTTGTTGACCAGGGTGCAGCAGCGGCAGCTTCTCCTGCAGAAGCAGCAAACGGTTCTGAGTTTATCGTAACTATGCTACCAAATGGTGCGCTGGTTCGCGGTGTTGTGTTCGGTGAGAACAGCATCACAAGCACAATGAGCAAAGATGCGCTTCTGATCGATATGTCTACTATCCACCCGCTTGAAACAGATGCACTGGTTAAAGATATGGCAGACGCTGGTTTTGAAATGATGGAAGCACCGGTTGGCCGTACTTCTGATCACGCAGTACGCGGCGAGCTTCTTATCATGGCTGGCGGTACTAAAGAGCAGATCGCGAAAGCTCAGCCTCTGTTTGACAGCATGGGTAACGAAACTGTGGATTGTGGCGGCCAGGGTAAAGGTATCCGTGTAAAAGTGATCAACAACTACATGAGTATCGCTCTGAACGCACTTTCTGCGGAAGCAGCAACTCTGGCTGAAGCGATTGGCCTGGACTTTGATGCAGCAATGAAAGTAATGAGCGGCACACCAGCAGGTAAAGGCCACTTCACGACTACATGGCCTGGCAAAGTACTTGCGGGCAACCTTGATCCTGCATTTATGATTGACCTTGCACACAAAGACCTTGGCATCGCACTGGATCTGGCTAACCAGGTACACGTTCCAATGCCTTGTGGCGCAGCTTCTCGTGAGCTTTACAGCATCGCTAAAGCAGCAGGTCGTGGCCGTCAGGACTGGACTGCAGTTCTTGAGCAGCTTCGTGTGACTTCTGGTCTTGAACCAAAAATCAAATAA
- a CDS encoding aldose epimerase family protein: MELTITPWGSVEGQDKPVQLFTLKNKNGMKVSVTNYGCIVTSIETPDRKGELADVVLGYENLDKYLAGHPFFGAIAGRYANRIKDGKYSLDGIQYQLETNEPPTVQHLHGGTKGFDKYVWDYSVEENESGIFVHFNRVSPDGESGYGGTMNVMHTVGLDESNQLHYNFKATTDKPTVVNLVNHSYYNLAGHDSGSVEGHQLKLFCDYYTPVTEKSIPTGEILSVKGSGMDFTSPAIIGENKLNIPEDGFDHNFILHKRDTEGEYAFAAEVYEPESGRVMTVLTTQPGVQFYSGFKLSNKPWFGRNGFKYESWGGMCLETQHFPDSPNQAHFPTTRLNPGEVFEEKTIHRFGVK; encoded by the coding sequence GTGGAATTAACTATTACCCCATGGGGCAGTGTGGAAGGTCAGGACAAGCCTGTTCAGCTGTTTACCCTGAAAAATAAAAACGGCATGAAAGTGTCAGTAACCAACTACGGCTGCATAGTAACCTCCATCGAAACACCGGATCGCAAGGGCGAGCTGGCGGATGTGGTTCTTGGTTACGAAAACCTTGATAAATATCTGGCAGGTCACCCTTTCTTTGGTGCGATTGCAGGGCGTTATGCCAACCGCATCAAAGATGGTAAGTACTCACTTGACGGAATTCAGTATCAGCTGGAAACCAACGAACCACCAACGGTTCAGCACCTTCATGGCGGAACCAAAGGCTTCGATAAGTACGTTTGGGATTACTCAGTTGAAGAGAACGAATCCGGTATCTTCGTTCACTTTAACCGTGTTTCTCCAGACGGCGAATCCGGCTATGGCGGCACCATGAATGTGATGCACACTGTAGGTCTGGATGAGTCCAACCAACTGCATTACAACTTTAAGGCAACCACAGACAAGCCAACCGTAGTGAACCTGGTAAACCACAGTTACTACAATCTGGCCGGTCATGATTCAGGTTCAGTAGAAGGCCACCAGCTTAAACTGTTTTGTGACTACTACACTCCGGTAACCGAAAAATCGATTCCTACCGGTGAGATCCTTTCAGTGAAAGGCAGCGGTATGGATTTCACTTCCCCGGCCATTATCGGTGAAAACAAGCTGAATATTCCGGAAGACGGCTTCGACCATAACTTTATCCTGCACAAACGCGACACCGAAGGTGAGTACGCATTTGCCGCAGAGGTGTATGAGCCAGAGTCAGGCCGTGTTATGACAGTACTGACCACCCAGCCTGGGGTTCAGTTCTACAGCGGATTTAAACTTTCCAACAAACCATGGTTTGGCCGTAACGGCTTTAAGTATGAATCATGGGGCGGAATGTGTCTGGAAACCCAGCACTTCCCGGACAGCCCGAACCAGGCTCACTTCCCTACTACCCGCCTGAATCCGGGCGAGGTGTTTGAGGAGAAGACGATTCACCGGTTTGGTGTGAAGTAA
- a CDS encoding MFS transporter: MNTSANKSSWQTPQLFLILISVVVTISFSSWQALLNNFVVEKAGFTGADIGLLQSVREIPGFLAFSVVFVLLFIREQRFILLSLAMLAVGTAITGFFPSVGGLLCTTLLMSTGFHYFETLKQSLSLQWLSKEEAPEMLGKLISVGAFASLCTYAGLWLLLEQLQLDYIWIYMITGGASLLLILFIAVNFPSFESHTPQTKKLVLRKRYWLYYALTFMSGARRQIFTVFAGFLMVEKFQYSAADISLLFLINYGFNWLFAKKIGRMIGKYGERKALIVEYIGLGIVFTGYAFVSTAEWAAALYVVDHLFFALALAIKTYFQKIADPADMASTAGVSFTINHIAAVVIPVSFGLIWLISPSAVFLLGTLMAAVSLLLSLNIPEKPQQGNEVRVLSWN, encoded by the coding sequence GTGAATACCTCCGCTAATAAATCCTCATGGCAGACTCCTCAGCTCTTCCTTATTCTGATATCTGTTGTGGTGACAATCTCTTTCTCCAGCTGGCAGGCGTTGCTAAATAACTTTGTTGTTGAGAAGGCAGGTTTTACCGGGGCTGATATCGGCCTGCTGCAAAGTGTCCGGGAAATCCCGGGGTTTCTTGCTTTTAGCGTGGTATTTGTATTGCTGTTTATTCGTGAGCAGCGATTTATCCTGCTTTCACTGGCGATGCTTGCCGTTGGTACGGCTATTACCGGCTTTTTCCCGTCAGTCGGAGGCTTGCTTTGCACCACATTGCTTATGTCCACCGGGTTTCACTATTTTGAAACCCTGAAGCAGTCGCTCTCTTTGCAGTGGCTGAGTAAGGAAGAGGCGCCTGAGATGTTAGGCAAGCTGATTTCCGTTGGTGCTTTTGCGTCCCTGTGCACCTATGCAGGTTTATGGCTGCTTCTTGAACAGTTACAGCTCGATTATATCTGGATCTATATGATCACTGGCGGAGCGTCGCTTTTGCTTATTCTGTTTATTGCTGTCAACTTTCCATCTTTTGAGTCTCATACGCCACAGACGAAAAAGCTGGTATTGCGCAAGCGCTACTGGCTTTACTACGCACTGACTTTTATGAGCGGTGCCCGCAGGCAGATCTTCACTGTATTTGCCGGTTTTTTGATGGTAGAAAAATTTCAGTACTCGGCCGCTGATATTTCTTTGCTGTTTCTGATCAACTATGGGTTTAACTGGCTGTTTGCCAAAAAGATTGGCCGTATGATAGGTAAGTATGGAGAGCGTAAGGCTCTGATCGTGGAATACATTGGCCTTGGAATTGTATTTACCGGATATGCATTTGTCAGTACGGCTGAATGGGCAGCCGCGCTTTATGTTGTTGACCATCTGTTTTTTGCCCTGGCTCTGGCAATAAAAACCTATTTCCAGAAGATTGCCGACCCGGCGGACATGGCCTCAACTGCCGGCGTTTCATTTACTATCAACCATATTGCCGCTGTTGTTATCCCGGTAAGCTTTGGCCTTATCTGGCTGATATCACCGTCAGCGGTTTTCCTGCTTGGCACTTTAATGGCCGCAGTTTCTCTTCTTCTTTCCCTTAATATTCCTGAAAAGCCACAACAGGGTAATGAAGTGCGGGTACTGAGCTGGAACTAA
- a CDS encoding universal stress protein yields MSYKHILVALDPSENTKLLIEKAVMIAKATDAELSMLCADEVYRLDHYNMVGLTPARAKIDKEEATDLVEKMEALAEIADYPIKNVLVGDKSISEEIEKAIKEEGVDLVVCCHHHDFWHSLFSTAADLMKSVDVDLFVVSLK; encoded by the coding sequence ATGAGTTACAAACATATATTAGTTGCTCTGGATCCTTCAGAAAATACCAAGTTGTTAATCGAAAAGGCGGTGATGATAGCTAAGGCAACCGATGCTGAATTATCCATGCTCTGCGCCGATGAAGTATACAGACTCGATCATTACAATATGGTTGGTCTGACTCCAGCCCGGGCTAAGATTGATAAAGAAGAAGCTACCGACCTTGTTGAAAAGATGGAAGCACTGGCTGAAATCGCTGATTACCCAATCAAAAATGTTCTGGTTGGCGATAAAAGTATTAGCGAAGAGATCGAAAAAGCGATCAAAGAAGAAGGTGTGGATTTAGTGGTATGTTGTCATCACCATGACTTCTGGCACTCACTGTTTTCAACCGCAGCTGATTTAATGAAATCTGTGGATGTGGATCTGTTTGTGGTTTCGCTTAAGTAG
- a CDS encoding DeoR/GlpR family DNA-binding transcription regulator, translating to MTNPRQDKLLQLVIDKGYCTVEELAEILEVSTQTIRRDIKKLSDERLLVRHHGGASSPSSTVNLDYEIRKVSETEEKNAIGERITQMIPDNSTIFLTIGTTTEIIASHLLKKNNIQVITNSLRVANVLHTNKSFDVLIPSGKVRAKNGGIVGTEALEFIKNFRFDYMITSAGSMDVDGTLLEYDLNETAIAQEVMKSARNVFVALDSTKYVPKGSIELGNVKEATVFFTDVKPSAEICDLLEGNDVKLEICN from the coding sequence ATGACTAATCCAAGACAAGACAAATTACTACAGTTAGTTATTGATAAAGGTTACTGTACCGTCGAGGAATTGGCTGAAATCTTAGAAGTTTCAACACAAACCATCAGACGGGATATCAAAAAGCTTAGCGATGAAAGATTGCTGGTTCGCCATCATGGCGGAGCCAGCTCTCCTTCCAGTACAGTTAACCTTGATTACGAGATTCGTAAGGTATCTGAAACAGAAGAGAAAAACGCCATTGGTGAGCGTATTACTCAGATGATCCCCGATAACTCAACGATATTCCTTACCATAGGTACAACAACGGAAATCATTGCCAGTCATCTGTTGAAGAAAAACAACATACAGGTGATAACCAACTCTCTGAGAGTGGCAAATGTGCTTCATACCAACAAAAGCTTCGATGTGCTGATCCCAAGCGGTAAAGTGCGGGCGAAAAATGGTGGTATTGTCGGAACCGAAGCGCTGGAATTTATTAAAAATTTCCGCTTTGACTATATGATCACCAGTGCCGGCTCTATGGATGTGGATGGTACTCTGCTTGAGTATGACTTGAATGAAACAGCGATTGCTCAGGAAGTGATGAAGTCGGCAAGAAACGTATTTGTTGCGCTGGACTCAACTAAATATGTCCCTAAAGGGTCCATTGAGCTTGGTAATGTCAAAGAAGCAACCGTTTTCTTCACCGATGTGAAACCTTCGGCAGAAATCTGTGATCTACTTGAAGGAAATGACGTTAAACTGGAAATTTGCAATTAA
- a CDS encoding MltR family transcriptional regulator, translating into MNKIFSESEVIEKLNTARTVRGFFVAAVEAINDSVDALTQRVFRKDDIAQQTAVKPLLNEFGPLGTLKVRLKLLFGIGILPEDIYHDIEDIVEFKNRLNQDAQEYDFTDNKVINSLKSLRLINRAGVIPLELFENRAEEDTITQQRKLDIIKSGLSLAIVDICVQLNKYRSPKAL; encoded by the coding sequence ATGAACAAGATATTCAGCGAATCAGAAGTCATTGAAAAGCTAAATACAGCGAGAACCGTGCGAGGTTTCTTTGTCGCTGCTGTAGAGGCGATAAATGACTCTGTCGATGCGCTTACCCAGCGTGTATTTCGCAAAGATGACATTGCCCAGCAGACCGCAGTAAAGCCCCTTCTGAATGAATTTGGTCCTTTAGGCACCCTGAAGGTACGCCTCAAGCTATTATTTGGTATTGGTATTCTTCCTGAAGATATTTATCACGATATCGAAGATATTGTGGAATTTAAAAACCGGTTAAATCAGGATGCCCAGGAATATGATTTTACCGATAACAAGGTAATTAACTCGCTTAAGAGTTTAAGACTAATAAACAGAGCCGGTGTCATTCCACTGGAGCTATTTGAAAACAGAGCAGAAGAAGACACGATCACCCAGCAAAGAAAGCTGGATATCATCAAATCAGGCCTGTCTCTGGCAATTGTTGATATCTGCGTACAACTCAATAAGTACAGAAGTCCTAAAGCTCTGTAA
- a CDS encoding fructose-specific PTS transporter subunit EIIC, translating into MKILAITACTAGVAHTYMAAKNLENKAKARGWEIKVEKQGANGIDDRITAQDVAAADGIIFATDVGVAEIERFESLPSVQGKVKDGIKQADEMMDALEAKVKAGGAAPKASTGGFQEAAEEGSNDNIVMKFLKDWYKGALSGVSHIIPLVIIGGLCVGLLNLFFGYDYTHLYDEGILVEYTGKTYADLGILNAAEGLKNSEIGAIKKEVYAAIAQPEAKAQFEGSFQGIVHFLYYSTLKAFNPLLICVLAAFTAYGMVGKPGLAPGFVGGYVAVGGGFGKISIMTGGFLGGLVAGAAAAMFVMLVRQIKVPAVLESVKMIIITPLLAGVLTLIFMYAGPGKIFAELNSGLVSWLTSMGTGNLLILGFILGAMACFDMGGPVNKAAYMFCIGVGTSGSFDGDASIFYAAFTAAKCIPGMSLGIMAFLFKRFFDEEDRLAGPSTAILGFCGITEGAIPYAVKDPMRIIPAHMIGGGVASGLILSSKITIGTVAGGAVFMLPVISQPLTWLTYFVIGIAVSMAITIGLKLMSKDAKAAAAEA; encoded by the coding sequence ATGAAAATCTTAGCTATTACAGCATGTACTGCGGGCGTTGCCCATACGTACATGGCAGCAAAGAACCTTGAGAACAAAGCCAAAGCACGTGGCTGGGAAATCAAGGTAGAAAAACAAGGTGCTAACGGTATTGATGATCGTATCACAGCACAAGACGTAGCAGCGGCTGACGGTATCATTTTTGCAACTGACGTAGGTGTTGCTGAGATTGAACGTTTTGAAAGTCTGCCATCTGTTCAGGGCAAAGTAAAAGACGGTATCAAGCAAGCTGACGAAATGATGGATGCGCTTGAAGCTAAAGTTAAAGCTGGCGGCGCAGCTCCTAAAGCTTCAACTGGCGGCTTCCAGGAAGCAGCTGAAGAAGGCAGCAACGACAACATCGTTATGAAGTTCCTGAAAGATTGGTACAAAGGCGCACTATCAGGCGTATCGCACATCATTCCTCTTGTAATAATCGGTGGTCTTTGTGTAGGTCTACTAAACCTATTCTTCGGTTACGATTATACCCACCTTTATGATGAAGGCATCCTGGTTGAATACACTGGCAAAACATACGCTGACCTTGGCATTCTGAATGCTGCTGAAGGTCTGAAGAACAGCGAGATCGGTGCGATTAAGAAAGAAGTTTACGCTGCAATTGCTCAACCTGAAGCAAAAGCGCAGTTCGAAGGCTCTTTCCAGGGTATCGTACACTTCCTGTACTACAGTACGCTGAAAGCATTTAACCCACTACTAATCTGTGTGCTGGCGGCATTTACAGCTTACGGTATGGTTGGTAAGCCAGGTCTTGCTCCAGGTTTCGTAGGTGGTTACGTTGCAGTTGGTGGCGGCTTCGGTAAGATTTCTATCATGACCGGTGGTTTCCTTGGTGGCCTAGTAGCTGGTGCAGCAGCAGCGATGTTCGTAATGCTTGTTCGTCAGATTAAGGTACCGGCAGTACTGGAATCGGTTAAGATGATTATCATCACTCCGCTACTTGCAGGTGTGCTGACTCTAATCTTCATGTACGCTGGCCCTGGTAAAATCTTCGCTGAGCTGAACTCTGGTCTTGTTAGCTGGCTAACATCAATGGGTACTGGTAACCTTCTGATTCTTGGCTTCATCCTTGGTGCAATGGCATGTTTCGACATGGGTGGTCCGGTAAACAAAGCGGCTTACATGTTCTGTATCGGTGTGGGTACAAGTGGTAGCTTCGACGGTGATGCATCTATCTTCTACGCAGCATTTACTGCAGCGAAATGTATCCCAGGTATGTCTCTAGGTATCATGGCATTCCTATTCAAGCGCTTCTTCGACGAGGAAGACCGCCTGGCAGGTCCTTCAACAGCAATCCTGGGCTTCTGTGGTATCACTGAAGGTGCAATCCCTTACGCTGTTAAAGACCCAATGCGTATCATCCCGGCTCACATGATTGGTGGTGGTGTTGCATCAGGCCTGATTCTTTCTTCAAAGATTACAATCGGTACGGTTGCAGGTGGTGCGGTATTCATGCTACCAGTAATCAGCCAGCCACTAACATGGCTAACATACTTCGTAATCGGTATCGCAGTTTCTATGGCAATCACTATCGGCCTGAAACTGATGAGCAAAGACGCGAAAGCAGCAGCAGCTGAAGCTTAA
- a CDS encoding NUDIX domain-containing protein yields MEYCPSCGAKALQTNFLPTRQFVCNKCDFTLFQNTAAAVMVALICGDELLVAIRGREPGLGMWDLPGGFVDPDESLEQAVIRELEEELHYTVSNPRYVASNPNTYLYKDVEYKTLDAFYVVELDNKPDLMPADDVADVLWVSLNDIDLDKFAFVSAKRAINLLKNQKL; encoded by the coding sequence ATGGAATACTGTCCTTCATGCGGAGCTAAGGCTCTGCAGACCAATTTTTTACCGACCAGACAATTTGTATGTAATAAGTGCGATTTTACCCTGTTTCAGAATACCGCTGCGGCGGTGATGGTGGCGCTTATCTGCGGTGATGAACTGCTGGTTGCCATTCGCGGGCGGGAGCCTGGCCTGGGAATGTGGGATCTGCCGGGCGGATTTGTTGATCCGGACGAATCTTTGGAGCAAGCGGTAATCAGGGAGCTTGAAGAAGAGCTTCACTATACAGTGTCTAACCCCCGCTATGTCGCATCCAATCCCAATACCTATTTGTATAAGGATGTTGAATACAAAACACTTGATGCCTTTTATGTCGTTGAGCTTGATAATAAGCCGGATTTAATGCCTGCCGATGATGTTGCCGATGTTCTTTGGGTTAGCCTGAATGATATCGATTTGGATAAATTTGCCTTTGTCTCTGCAAAGCGCGCCATTAACCTATTGAAAAATCAAAAGCTCTGA